Proteins from one Nicotiana tabacum cultivar K326 chromosome 23, ASM71507v2, whole genome shotgun sequence genomic window:
- the LOC107769850 gene encoding glutaredoxin-C6-like, translating into MRGNSFYGPFSDGGVRLELTPTTNSPLAIDVAESTEMRIQRLISENPVVIFTRSSCCMCHVMKKLLSAIGVHPTVIELEEDEIAALPSTTAVAGDEVISDVSGAGEAPAVFIGGTRVGGLESLVALHLSGRLVPRLVEVGVITDVVL; encoded by the coding sequence ATGAGAGGCAACAGCTTCTACGGGCCGTTTTCCGACGGCGGAGTACGGCTAGAACTCACTCCCACCACCAATTCACCACTCGCCATCGACGTGGCGGAGTCGACGGAGATGAGAATTCAACGTCTCATCTCCGAAAACCCCGTCGTCATCTTCACCCGTTCGTCTTGCTGCATGTGCCACGTCATGAAGAAATTGCTATCTGCTATAGGCGTTCACCCTACCGTGATTGAGCTAGAGGAGGATGAGATCGCCGCGCTTCCGTCCACCACCGCCGTCGCCGGCGATGAAGTTATCTCCGATGTGTCCGGAGCCGGCGAAGCTCCGGCGGTATTCATCGGAGGTACACGTGTCGGCGGGTTAGAGAGCCTCGTGGCACTTCACTTGAGTGGCCGTCTTGTTCCTAGGCTTGTGGAAGTTGGTGTCATCACTGATGTGGTATTGTAA